AgcagattttaatttatgtagcATTTTCTAAAACCGTAACAACGTAGCTGTAATCAGATTACATAGCTAACATGTTTTGCCATGAACATAATCCTTGAAACTTGGTAGAGGGAAAAGGAGAGATTGAAAAGACCAGAGAACCTGACCCTGAGTGCCTGTTTCTTGTTACAAAACAGGCATGTATATTGTTCATTGTACATTTCTAATAGCTGATCTACAtgtcttctttaattttaatagccGCCAGCAGAAATTAAAACTCaacaatgattttattttctttatgaaGGTTGATATTTTAACACTCTTCTGTCAGAAGTTACATTAACAACAACGAAAAtaagaacaaacaaaaacgAACACgctatatatatgatttttggCTTCTTGTTGAATCTCTTGGAATCAATGGCGACGCAAACTCAAATCTTCGATTAAAGAGTTCAAATTTGAGAAAGATGAACCTCCATTTTCAACAGCCCTCTTGGCCATCTCCCCAAAAGCCTTGGCTCTGCTCCTCATTTCTTCTGCTCTGTCACCCATCATTATCTCGTTCAATGCCTTTACTATTGCCTCTCTCTTCACAAAATCCCCCACGATTCTGCACCATTTCTGGATTCCTACACCAATACCAATCTTAAGAACTTCATTCACTATCTTTTCATTGTAAAATTGCTCAGCATAGACAGGCCATGTCACCAGAGGTACCCCAGCGGTCACCCCTTCAAGAATTGAATTCCATCCACAATGCGTCACAAATCCTCCAACAGCTTCATGATCAAGTATCAAAACCTGTGGTGCCCATCCTCTTATGATTAACCCTTTGCCTTCCATTCTCTTCTCAAATCCTTCGGGCAACCaatcttccttttcttcttcaccGCCATTATTCTTGTTTTTCCTCACAACCCAAATGAAATTTTGCCCTGAAGCTTCAAGCCCCATTGCAATTTCCATTAGCTGAGCAGAAGTAAAGTTGGCAACACTGCCAAAGCATATGTAAACGACAGAGTTGGGTTGCTTTGAATTCAGCCACTTCAAGCACTCCTGTTCATCAACTGAGGCTTTCTTTCCCCTCAAAGCTTTATCTTCAAAATTCCTATTGCATAAGGAAACAGGGCCGATATGCCATGCCCTCCTTCCCAAAGCCTTCCTGTAATGATCAGCATAAGCATGCTCAAGCTCATAAAAGCTGTTCACAACAACACCGTAGCTCCTTAAGTCTGAGTCATCAGCTGCTTTCATGAACCTGCTGAAGTCATTATCTCCCATATCCTGTTTTGCAGGATCTGGCAATTGGTTTCTCGTCAGCTTGATCTCACCAGGAAGATTAGGCATCACAAATGGCTCTGAATCTGATGAAACCTTCTTGTGTGGCTCATATAGCGCCAGGCATTTTATTGCACACAACGAAAAGAAACTAGTACCATGAAACACCAACCTGGGAATCCCAAACTTGGCAGCAGCATCAGTGGCCCAAGGAAAGAGCATATCAGCCACCAAACAATCTGGTTTATGTTCTTGCAAGAGCTGCTCGAGTGGTTTTTGGAGCTTCGTTGTGGCCATGTAAAACTTAACAATCAATTCCCTGTTCACTTCATTAGTGATTGCGTCAAGATTTTCCCATCCCTCTGGCAAACCGGCCTCCGCAGAAGGGAACTTGATGATCTTCACATCCAATTCGATGCCCAATTCACTGGCTTTTTGAATTGATCTTGATAAGTGAGGCGCATTGCCTGGAGTTGTGATGACACTTGCTTTCACCCCACGAGTTGTAAACAACTTTGCCATGTCCACAGTTGGAATCATATGGCCATGAGCCAGGAatggaaagaagaaaatgtgaaGCTGACAGATCCCACTGGCCATGCCCGCTTGCGATAGAGAGTGCAGAGACCAAGACAATGGTTATTATTGATTAAAGTTGAAAAGATATCTCAGTTTATGCCTGTCTGTTCATTATATGTACAAAAtcagttaaaaataaaatctcgcTTACGTACAGGGAACTAAGTTCAAAGCATGAAACTTTATTGACAAACCAAAACGCTGAAAGTAACACTCAAATTCAcaataatgtgaaaaaaaatattcccCGAATTTACCATTCCCGCACATTCCACGCTAGTCTCGAATCCGAGTGATTGTATtgctatattatatattatgggACCGCTGAAGTTTGACGATTTCAATTAACGACAATCAAGAATGGCTAAAAGTCGTCCTGTTATTATtgctattttctttaaaaaggGTGTCTAGTGTTTGCCTTTAGCATTGAAAAAGACCTTGGAGTTAGAGGTGCCTCAATCTCACAACTCCAAAAGCACACCAATCTTAAAACGCTGAGTCACCAACTTGTCGTTTTAAAATTGCTCAGCAAAGACTGAGACAGGCCCTGTCACCACAGACAAGCCAGCTCTCAAACAACAAGAAAAACtttgtaaaatttgaaaggCCTGAACCACGGTTGGCGCCGGAGCCCAAAACAAACGTCTTAATCCTTCTTCTTCAGTTGCAATTTCACACAAAAAGATACGAGCAGACTCTCCAGAATT
This window of the Citrus sinensis cultivar Valencia sweet orange chromosome 8, DVS_A1.0, whole genome shotgun sequence genome carries:
- the LOC102615067 gene encoding scopoletin glucosyltransferase-like, whose protein sequence is MASGICQLHIFFFPFLAHGHMIPTVDMAKLFTTRGVKASVITTPGNAPHLSRSIQKASELGIELDVKIIKFPSAEAGLPEGWENLDAITNEVNRELIVKFYMATTKLQKPLEQLLQEHKPDCLVADMLFPWATDAAAKFGIPRLVFHGTSFFSLCAIKCLALYEPHKKVSSDSEPFVMPNLPGEIKLTRNQLPDPAKQDMGDNDFSRFMKAADDSDLRSYGVVVNSFYELEHAYADHYRKALGRRAWHIGPVSLCNRNFEDKALRGKKASVDEQECLKWLNSKQPNSVVYICFGSVANFTSAQLMEIAMGLEASGQNFIWVVRKNKNNGGEEEKEDWLPEGFEKRMEGKGLIIRGWAPQVLILDHEAVGGFVTHCGWNSILEGVTAGVPLVTWPVYAEQFYNEKIVNEVLKIGIGVGIQKWCRIVGDFVKREAIVKALNEIMMGDRAEEMRSRAKAFGEMAKRAVENGGSSFSNLNSLIEDLSLRRH